One window of Mixophyes fleayi isolate aMixFle1 chromosome 3, aMixFle1.hap1, whole genome shotgun sequence genomic DNA carries:
- the PREB gene encoding guanine nucleotide-exchange factor SEC12 has translation MGRRRHPDLYCAPFPLYTVRFHREDGTVIIGGGGGASKTGIKNALHFLRLERISGQLSASLLYSHDTDTRATMNLAIAGDLLAAGQDATCNILRYQHHPKEERIDGDISAKTENNDRGSRKRKPSRSTTETTTGGIKDETPEISLQTVEVVQTDYSADTLQKAVCFSQDSSKLLTGGADGHIRVWEVPGMKKLFDFKAHEGEIEDIAVSPANKVVSVGQDFRCCVWETDQLLSELHWNENLPNIPDRMYRYRACRFGKGTDQRNSLRLYTVQIPHKRERRPPPCYLTKWDGLSCLPLLTEPCGNEVISCLAVSDCGTFLGLGSVTGSVAIYISFSLQKLYYVEEAHGIVVTDLTFFPDTKQGLTLQGDNEMAMLSVAVDSRCKLHVVPNRRTFPVWLALVMCATLVIIVVTLLQYTFPGFF, from the exons ATGGGCAGACGACGTCACCCTGATTTATACTGTGCTCCTTTCCCTCTGTACACTGTCCGCTTTCACCGTGAGGATGGGACGGTTATCATCGGTGGCGGCGGTGGGGCGTCCAAGACTGGCATCAAGAACGCCCTG CACTTCCTGCGACTGGAGCGTATCTCCGGCCAGCTCAGCGCATCTCTGTTGTACTCACATGACACGGACACCAGGGCTACCATGAACTTGGCCATAGCAGGTGACCTATTGGCTGCAGGTCAGGACGCAACATGCAACATTTTGCGCTACCAGCACCACCCAAAGGAAGAGAGGATTGACGGGGACATCAGCGCTAAAACTG AAAACAATGATCGGGGGTCGCGGAAGAGGAAGCCGTCTAGGAGCACTACTGAGACCACCACGGGAGGCATTAAGGATGAAACGCCAGAGATCAGCCTGCAGACTGTGGAGGTGGTACAGACCGATTATAGTGCTGATACTCTGCAGAAGGCAGTGTGTTTTAGCCAAGACTCTTCCAAGCTGCTCACAGGGGGAGCTGATGGCCATATCCGCGTGTGGGAG GTCCCTGGGATGAAAAAACTGTTTGATTTTAAAGCTCATGAAGGAGAAATAGAAGACATTGCAGTCAGCCCAGCAAATAAG GTGGTGTCAGTGGGACAAGATTTCCGCTGCTGTGTATGGGAGACGGATCAGCTGCTATCTGAGCTTCACTGGAATGAGAATCTGCCGAATATCCCGGATAGAATGTACAGATATCGAGCCTGCAG GTTTGGGAAAGGGACAGATCAGAGAAACAGCCTCCGACTCTACACCGTACAGATCCCTCATAAGAGGGAACGTCGTCCTCCCCCCTGTTACCTAACCAAGTGGGATGGACTGAGCTGTCTGCCTTTACTCACTGAGCCATGTGGTAATGAAGTCATCTCGTGTCTCGCAGTGAG TGATTGTGGAACGTTCCTGGGTTTGGGCTCAGTCACTGGGTCTGTGGCCATTTACATCTCGTTTTCCCTTCAG AAGCTGTACTATGTGGAAGAAGCACACGGCATTGTGGTAACGGACCTCACTTTCTTTCCTGACACAAAGCAAGGACTGACTCTGCAGGGCGACAACGAGATGGCCATGCTGAGTGTAGCTGTGGACAGCCGCTGTAAACTGCATGTGGTGCCCAATAGAC